The Polypterus senegalus isolate Bchr_013 chromosome 5, ASM1683550v1, whole genome shotgun sequence genome includes the window AAGTGTGTCATATTAAGAGAGTGTGAATACTTAtcaatatgttattttttatatttgaaatcaatttagaccactttacagtatttttttcgcTTCaccattaaagagtcttttttctgCTGCTCAGTGTCAAAAATGCAACAATGTGATTCAGAGTtgtgtaataataattaaatgtgaaaacatgaaaatgtgaaaagaggGTAAATATTTACAGTCATTGCATTAGATCACATGCAAATATATTGAGGATCAACTGTTTTTCTTTAACAGTtatatttttcaatcatttttttaaaatcagcataGTTTTCTCTTTGATTTTGTTAGGGGCTGccagaataaaatgtgaaaacttcaatgGGATGAATTTTGTTATAgacaatgtaaatgtaaagtggaGGCAGCAAAAGGAAAGAAGGACTGAGTATTGTGctggtttgtgcactgtatttgtgctgtattgcaaaataaatgtgtggtttTGGACATCGTGAGCcttagtgtctgtctgtgtctgggagGAGGTTTGGTAAAGAAAAAGATGTGTTAAGCGTCTGATAAAAGATACCACCCCCCCGTACAGAAAATGGAACtaatgtagaaagaattttaagatggagaatcttttatctgtggcacctctgtatgagaaccacctttttcaaccctcgcaaacatatgtagtttttaatatttggaaaaacatttgggattaaatttcTTAGACATCTTTATATaggcaacatctttgcatcctataaacaattacattccaaatttaactttccagcaacacatttctttcactatcttcaaattagaaactttgtcaaacagaacctgcccgatttccctCATCTTCCACCTTcctctattctggaaaaaatattgctcagtttggaggactcagacagcatttctgcaatatataaaattattttactgtctctccctttcaaagatccaagaggacaatgggaaaagcatctctcactcaacatatcagaaaaggagtggaaggtagcaatgcagagaattcactcaagctccatatgtgtaaagcatacaattattcaactcaaaattatatatcgagcacatctgtctcgtctaaaactctccaaaatttttccagggcatgatccaacctgcgaacgctgcaatcaagtcccaacctcactgggtcacatgttctgggcctgcaccaaattaacaccattcaggacaaaaaattttaagtgcctttcagacagtccactatggattaaatttattttgactcATTCTGTATATTTGTTGCATGTTTGGTTTTCTAGAAATCTGTTTTTCATGTGTTCTTTGTTGTGTCTTAGTGACATCATTGTGACTATCAAAGCTCTCCTGCTGCCACCAGGGCTTCTGCACACACTGTCAGTTAACACTTTATCTAAGAATAGAAGGCTATggaaattatttacattaaaaaaataaagacaatcaaaataaaaaaataaaaatagaaagtctCTTAATACATTTTTGCCTCACAATTTAGACTTGCAGTGTTTTCCTAACAAGTTATCTTCAGTTGATTGGTTAGCTCTTGGCTGCCCTATTGTGCCCAAACCTCTTTCCCCTGtttgataataacaataattacatttctatagcacttttctaTTCTACTCAAAGCCcatagacagtggggagccacttcagccaccaccaatgtgctgCATCCACCAGGATGATATGACAGTAGCCATTTATGCGCCAGTACACTCAGCACAaattagttattaggtggtgatACATTGAGAGAGATACTTGGGCAGTtggagacagaggatgattaggggtccagaatgGACAAGGGAGTGGTGGGTGGTTAATTCAGACATCTGCAAACACTCTGCtgtttttcaaaagatgcccagagatctttttaTGATCACATAGactcaggacctcagttttacatctcatacaAAGGACAATGTCAATTTTTACAACACGGTGTCATCTTCACTGCACTGGAGACACTGGGATCTACACACAGACCACAAATGCATATTTATGCAAGTCATTTTTTTAGACAAAGGTGTTCTCACTGGCCATAGACTAGTTTGGTTATTAAAGGAATGATGTAAGCTGtttctttctaatttttctttttcatatttcagtGTGAAGAATACAAAGAAGGGACACTAACTGGAGACCTCTGTGAAGATCTGTGCATCAATGAGcaagtggtgtacaaaaaatgtctttactatgaaaaaggcaaaaaggtCATCAAAGCCACCTGGCGCGGCATCCCTGTAATCCTGAAATCAAAGCTTGAAAACTTCTCTGCTTATGAAACTTTTGGACTACTGGATTACCAGGAAATGCAGGACATTTCCTCTATGGATATTATTTTTCTTGCAATGTTACAGATAAAAAACTCCCTAGGGCTTGAACTGAAGAACACAACCATACCGACGATATGGGCCAAGTACTTACAAGGAAGAGCAGAGCCATTTTCCCAGGCAGAGCTGGCCACTATGTGGTCCCTTCTCCAGCAGGAGGagtatatgttttttaaaatgttgcaagACTTAAGCAGGCACGTAGTAAAAGTTATGGGCTCGTGTGGCCATTTTTATGCTGTTGAGTATCTTGTGGCAGGACATGCTTGGAATCAGAACCTGTTTGCCATAGAAGAACTGATGGACTCACTGAGCTATGATCGCCTGACCTCAAGAGGTGCCATCCATAAAATTGCACTTAGCTTTTTGGACATGGTGAAGCACTTTGAGAACGACTTTTCATACCTTCTCCACCTCTGTGACATCAAGCCAGAAAATTTTGCCATTAGAAAAGATCTAACAGTAAGTGctctatgtatttttttaacataaaaatctCCTTTTAAAACTACTCACATGGGTAAtctgtgcaaatatatattatatggtTTCTTTTAACTATCTTTTAATTAcctatctgcggtgggttggcgccctgcccgagattggtttctgccttgtgccctgtgttggctgggattggctccagcagacccccgtgaccctgtattcggattcaacgggttggaaaatggatggatggatggatggattaattactTATTGCCTTCATATAAAAAGTgctcattttcctgtttttgtattttacttacattttatgttaaatttGTGAATTATAATAAGATCTAACATTTGAGCATTCATCCAATTTCCAGTTTTCTAACCTTCTTCATTCATTACTGCATCATAGGGAGTGGGTAgcattgggtgtaaggcaagGACCAATGCTACATGGAACATCCGTCCATCTTTTTTCAAACCTATATTTTAGTTCATAAAGGGTGTAACAGATGGTGGGCAGCTCAAACCAGCTGGGATACCCACAGAGTGTAAGAATGGGGGAGGGCAACCTCTTTGGGACACTACTTCCCCCAAGACGTTAGATGGTAGTTTACCTGCAGTgtagcagtgccctggattcccacagggcaccatgggacatgaagtttaataccacagccctgctgggtaccatgggtgctgccagtggACACTGCAAGAGAACCGGGGGAGTCATGTCTCatccatagcccagaagtactctcaAGTCACGTGGACGgaaagacagaagcacttccgggtcaaggactatataaaggactgcatgaaaccagcaagcgagccagagttgggtggaggtggacaaagcttgatgGGAGGTGTGCAggagaaagaacagaaagaagaatATTGTACTTTGTGGTgttatttgcctgtttattgtcGCTGTGGTGCTTAGGCAActgcttttgagaagaaaagaaataaaaatacttctcAGTGC containing:
- the dipk1c gene encoding divergent protein kinase domain 1C, producing MRAWRSWSFRRLRGKVFRKTTLLFVLFWFALWILVNTLVFMHGTIFSDFCTDEKSKRILARVCEEYKEGTLTGDLCEDLCINEQVVYKKCLYYEKGKKVIKATWRGIPVILKSKLENFSAYETFGLLDYQEMQDISSMDIIFLAMLQIKNSLGLELKNTTIPTIWAKYLQGRAEPFSQAELATMWSLLQQEEYMFFKMLQDLSRHVVKVMGSCGHFYAVEYLVAGHAWNQNLFAIEELMDSLSYDRLTSRGAIHKIALSFLDMVKHFENDFSYLLHLCDIKPENFAIRKDLTVVAIDVDMAFFEPKMKDILEQNCTNDADCNFFDCYSTCNVKTRRCGAKRINSNLQVICDKIFRHWFSPSLIDAKANLPLQVQLQQAVQRCAEPLDSDQEQKRLFSELYKLLQTSERQLHE